In the Pseudomonas sp. DTU_2021_1001937_2_SI_NGA_ILE_001 genome, one interval contains:
- a CDS encoding YajG family lipoprotein: MLRRVLFGLLAVSSLTLVGCAHSPQQLSPQPRITAQLAPVGHGQPVVVRVVDGRQSQVLGTRGGMYPETSSITVSGADVLPKLQAQAEAAVRLLGFTPTQGGNAPQLTVTLADLRYQSPKEGMYVTEATISSTFRADVRNNGRSYNGRYAASLDQRFGMAPNQETNTKLVGDVLSDALTRVFQDPTIGNTLAQ, encoded by the coding sequence ATGCTGCGTCGCGTTTTGTTTGGTCTGCTTGCCGTAAGCAGTTTGACCCTGGTCGGTTGTGCCCACAGCCCGCAACAGCTGAGCCCGCAGCCGCGCATTACCGCGCAGCTGGCGCCGGTCGGCCATGGCCAGCCGGTGGTCGTGCGTGTCGTCGATGGCCGCCAGAGCCAGGTGCTGGGCACCCGTGGCGGCATGTATCCGGAAACCAGCTCCATCACCGTCAGCGGCGCCGACGTGCTGCCCAAGCTGCAGGCCCAGGCAGAAGCCGCCGTGCGCCTGCTCGGCTTTACGCCGACTCAGGGTGGCAATGCCCCGCAGTTGACCGTGACCCTGGCTGACCTGCGCTATCAGTCGCCGAAGGAAGGCATGTACGTGACCGAAGCGACCATCAGCTCGACCTTCCGTGCTGACGTGCGCAACAACGGCCGTTCCTACAATGGCCGTTACGCCGCCTCGCTGGACCAGCGTTTCGGCATGGCGCCCAACCAGGAAACCAACACCAAGCTGGTCGGCGATGTCCTTAGCGATGCCCTGACCCGCGTGTTCCAGGACCCGACCATCGGTAACACCCTGGCGCAGTAA
- a CDS encoding 2-hydroxyacid dehydrogenase: MKHAGSAVFLDYSSLDLGDLDLGVLRDSFTELTLHASTSTEQVVEHLQGAQVAITNKVVIDAQTFAACPQLKLVLVTATGTNNVDLVSAREHGVTVCNCQGYGTPSVAQHTLTLLLALATRLPDYQQAVRQGRWQQSTQFCLLDFPIVELEGKTLGLLGHGELGGAVARLAEAFGMRVLLGQVPGRPARADRLPLEELLPQVDALTLHCPLNEQTRHMLGARELALLKPHALVVNTARGGLIDEQALADALRNGHLGGAATDVLSVEPPVNGNPLLAADIPRLIVTPHSAWGAREARQRIVAQTAENARQFFAGSPLRVVA, encoded by the coding sequence ATGAAACACGCCGGCAGCGCCGTTTTTCTGGACTACTCCTCCCTCGACCTGGGCGACCTCGACCTCGGCGTCCTGCGTGACAGCTTCACCGAGCTGACCTTGCACGCCAGCACCTCGACCGAGCAAGTGGTCGAGCACCTGCAGGGCGCGCAGGTGGCGATCACCAACAAAGTGGTGATCGATGCCCAGACCTTCGCCGCCTGCCCGCAGCTCAAGCTGGTGCTGGTCACCGCCACAGGCACCAACAATGTCGACCTGGTCTCGGCCCGCGAACACGGGGTAACGGTGTGCAACTGCCAGGGCTACGGCACCCCCTCGGTTGCCCAGCACACCCTGACCCTGCTGCTGGCCCTGGCCACTCGCCTGCCGGATTACCAGCAGGCCGTCCGGCAAGGTCGCTGGCAGCAGTCGACACAGTTCTGCCTGCTGGACTTCCCGATCGTCGAGCTGGAAGGCAAGACGCTAGGCCTGCTCGGCCATGGCGAGCTGGGCGGTGCCGTGGCGCGGCTGGCCGAAGCCTTCGGCATGCGCGTGCTGCTCGGCCAGGTGCCAGGCCGTCCGGCACGGGCCGACCGCCTGCCCCTGGAAGAACTGCTGCCACAGGTCGATGCCCTGACCCTGCACTGCCCGCTCAACGAGCAGACCCGCCACATGCTCGGTGCTCGCGAGCTGGCGCTGCTCAAGCCGCATGCGCTGGTCGTCAACACCGCACGTGGCGGGCTGATCGACGAACAGGCCCTCGCCGATGCGCTGCGCAACGGCCATTTGGGCGGTGCGGCCACCGACGTGCTGAGCGTCGAGCCACCGGTGAACGGCAACCCGTTGCTGGCTGCCGACATCCCACGGCTGATCGTCACTCCGCACAGCGCCTGGGGCGCCCGAGAAGCGCGGCAGCGCATCGTCGCGCAGACCGCCGAGAATGCCCGGCAGTTCTTCGCAGGCTCGCCGCTGCGCGTCGTGGCGTGA
- the mqo gene encoding malate dehydrogenase (quinone) yields MAHNEAVDVVLVGAGIMSATLGVLLKELDPSLKLEVVELMDSGAAESSNPWNNAGTGHAGLCELNYTPQAADGSVDIKKAVHINTQFEVSKQFWAYLVRKGSFKTTSTFINPVPHLSYVQGEKDMSFLKTRFETLRQHHAFAAMEYTEDHGKLKEWMPLMMAGRPADQKLCATRMTNGTDVNFGALTNQLLAHLASEPDAQVKYNKRVTNLTRNGQGWTVTIKDVNTGSTRDIDARFVFLGAGGAALPLLQMSGIEEGKGFGGFPVSGQWLRCDNPEVVKLHQAKVYSQAAVGSPPMSVPHLDTRVVDGKKSLLFGPFAGFTTKFLKHGSLLDLPLSVRMSNIKPMLAVARDNMDLTKYLVSEVRQSMEQRLDSLRRFYPQAKAEDWRLEIAGQRVQIIKKDAKKGGVLQFGTELVAAADGSLAALLGASPGASVTVSIMLELIERCFADKAKGEWTAKLNEIFPAREKALASDAQLYQRISAQSDEALNLAAHQESEAQSIA; encoded by the coding sequence ATGGCGCATAACGAAGCAGTCGACGTAGTACTGGTCGGAGCGGGCATCATGAGTGCCACGCTGGGCGTGCTGCTCAAGGAGCTCGACCCCAGCCTGAAGCTGGAAGTCGTCGAGCTGATGGATTCCGGCGCTGCAGAGAGTTCCAACCCCTGGAACAACGCCGGCACCGGTCACGCCGGCCTGTGCGAGCTGAACTACACCCCGCAAGCCGCCGACGGATCCGTCGACATCAAGAAAGCCGTGCACATCAACACGCAGTTCGAGGTCTCGAAGCAATTCTGGGCCTATCTGGTGCGCAAGGGCAGCTTCAAGACGACCAGTACCTTCATCAATCCCGTCCCGCACCTGAGCTACGTGCAGGGCGAAAAGGACATGTCGTTCCTCAAGACCCGTTTCGAAACCCTGCGCCAGCACCATGCCTTCGCCGCGATGGAATACACCGAAGACCACGGCAAGCTGAAGGAGTGGATGCCGCTGATGATGGCCGGCCGACCGGCCGACCAGAAGCTCTGTGCCACCCGCATGACCAACGGCACCGACGTCAACTTCGGCGCCCTGACCAACCAGTTGCTCGCGCATCTGGCCAGCGAGCCTGACGCCCAGGTCAAGTACAACAAGCGCGTGACCAACCTGACCCGCAACGGCCAGGGCTGGACCGTCACCATCAAGGACGTCAATACCGGCAGCACCCGCGATATCGACGCCCGCTTCGTGTTCCTCGGCGCTGGCGGCGCGGCCCTGCCGCTGCTGCAGATGTCCGGCATCGAGGAAGGCAAGGGCTTCGGCGGCTTCCCGGTCAGCGGCCAGTGGCTGCGCTGCGACAACCCGGAGGTGGTCAAGCTGCACCAGGCCAAGGTGTACAGCCAGGCAGCGGTCGGCTCGCCACCGATGTCGGTGCCGCACCTGGACACCCGCGTGGTCGATGGCAAGAAGTCTCTGCTGTTCGGACCGTTCGCCGGCTTCACAACCAAGTTCCTCAAGCACGGCTCGCTGCTCGACCTGCCGCTGTCGGTGCGCATGAGCAACATCAAGCCAATGCTGGCCGTGGCCCGCGACAACATGGACCTGACCAAATACCTGGTCAGCGAAGTGCGCCAGTCCATGGAACAGCGCCTCGACTCGCTGCGCCGCTTCTATCCGCAGGCCAAAGCCGAGGACTGGCGCCTGGAGATCGCCGGCCAGCGCGTGCAGATCATCAAGAAGGACGCCAAGAAAGGCGGCGTGCTGCAGTTCGGTACCGAGCTGGTCGCGGCCGCCGACGGTTCCCTGGCCGCCCTGCTCGGCGCCTCGCCTGGGGCCTCGGTGACCGTATCGATCATGCTTGAGCTGATCGAACGCTGCTTCGCCGACAAGGCCAAGGGTGAATGGACAGCCAAGCTCAACGAGATCTTCCCGGCTCGTGAGAAGGCCCTGGCCAGCGATGCGCAGCTGTACCAGCGCATCAGCGCACAGAGCGACGAAGCCCTGAACCTGGCGGCACACCAGGAGAGCGAAGCACAAAGCATCGCCTGA
- a CDS encoding LysE family translocator — MYWAEFLTVALIHLLAVASPGPDFAVVVRESVAHGRKAGTWAALGVGSAIFLHVGYSLLGIGIIVSQSIVLFNALKWAAAAYLLYIGIKALRARPAEARAQEPEAASVERSARGAYVSGFVTNGLNPKATLFFLSLFTVVIDPHTPLMVQAGYGLYLAAATALWFCLVARLFSQARVRAGFARMGHWFDRAMGGVLVALGVKLAFTQAN, encoded by the coding sequence ATGTACTGGGCCGAGTTTCTCACTGTCGCCTTGATTCACCTGCTCGCCGTGGCCAGTCCGGGGCCGGACTTCGCCGTGGTGGTGCGTGAAAGCGTGGCGCATGGCCGCAAGGCCGGGACCTGGGCCGCGCTCGGAGTCGGTTCGGCGATCTTCCTGCACGTCGGTTACTCGCTGCTGGGCATCGGCATCATCGTTTCCCAGTCCATCGTATTGTTCAATGCGCTGAAATGGGCGGCCGCCGCCTATCTGCTGTACATCGGCATCAAGGCCCTGCGTGCCCGGCCGGCCGAGGCGCGCGCCCAGGAGCCCGAGGCCGCGAGTGTCGAGCGCTCGGCGCGTGGTGCGTACGTCAGCGGCTTCGTGACCAACGGCCTGAACCCCAAGGCCACGCTGTTTTTCCTGTCGCTGTTCACCGTGGTCATCGACCCGCATACCCCGCTGATGGTGCAAGCCGGCTATGGCCTGTACCTCGCCGCCGCCACGGCGCTGTGGTTCTGCCTGGTGGCGCGCTTGTTCAGCCAGGCGCGGGTACGTGCCGGCTTCGCACGTATGGGCCACTGGTTCGATCGCGCGATGGGTGGCGTACTGGTTGCCCTGGGCGTGAAACTGGCGTTCACCCAGGCCAACTGA
- a CDS encoding SOS response-associated peptidase: MCGRYALFRWNREFAGLPGFPPDQQAQWNISPAQWVLMLRADEQGNRSLARARWGLTPAWLTDLSRTPAHARAETLAEQPMFRDAFRQRRCLLPANGFYEWRGNARKQPFWLTPGEGSSLFFAGLWESYPVQEQNWLSVAVVTQAVLTQRRPLILDEEGQRLWLDPQTPEHVLQGLLASRQMQLRERPLANLINDPTLDGPACLTPA, translated from the coding sequence ATGTGTGGACGTTATGCCCTGTTTCGCTGGAACCGGGAATTTGCCGGGCTGCCGGGGTTTCCCCCCGACCAGCAGGCGCAATGGAACATTTCCCCGGCGCAGTGGGTGTTGATGCTGCGTGCCGATGAGCAGGGCAACCGCAGCCTGGCGCGTGCCCGCTGGGGGCTGACCCCGGCCTGGCTGACCGACCTGTCGCGTACGCCGGCCCATGCGCGTGCCGAAACCCTCGCTGAACAGCCGATGTTCCGCGACGCGTTTCGTCAGCGGCGCTGCCTGTTGCCTGCCAATGGCTTCTACGAGTGGCGCGGCAATGCCCGCAAGCAACCTTTCTGGCTGACCCCTGGCGAAGGCTCTTCGCTGTTCTTCGCCGGCCTCTGGGAAAGCTACCCGGTGCAGGAACAGAACTGGCTGAGCGTGGCGGTGGTCACCCAGGCGGTGCTGACCCAGCGCCGTCCGCTGATCCTCGATGAGGAAGGTCAGCGCCTGTGGCTTGACCCTCAGACGCCCGAGCATGTCCTGCAGGGACTGCTGGCCTCACGGCAGATGCAACTGCGTGAGCGCCCCCTGGCCAACCTCATCAACGACCCGACCCTCGATGGCCCGGCGTGCCTGACGCCGGCCTAG
- a CDS encoding class I SAM-dependent methyltransferase, with protein MDPRSEVILRQAERFQGKVLLAGLPADDLMGQLPDACGWSWHAGDHAALEARFAGRTHFGVEPPAGDFDAAVLFLPKARDLADYLLNALAARLQGRELFLVGEKRGGIEAASKQLHPFGKPRKLDSARHCQLWLVGVEQAPQARPLQSLARTYEVPLADGPLQVVSLPGVFSHGRLDRGTALLLENLDGLPAGALLDFGCGAGVLGAAIKRRSPQSEVVMLDVDAFATASSTLTLAANGLQAQVITGDGIDAAPAGLQVILSNPPFHTGVHTNYQASENLLKKASEHLKKGGELRLVANSFLRYQPLIEAHVGACQTLAEGNGFRIYSAVRG; from the coding sequence ATGGACCCGCGCAGTGAAGTGATTCTCCGCCAGGCCGAGCGGTTTCAAGGCAAGGTACTGCTGGCTGGGTTGCCGGCCGACGACCTGATGGGCCAGCTGCCCGACGCCTGCGGCTGGTCCTGGCATGCCGGTGACCATGCCGCGCTTGAAGCTCGCTTCGCCGGACGGACGCATTTCGGTGTCGAGCCGCCTGCTGGCGATTTCGATGCCGCGGTCTTGTTCCTGCCCAAGGCGCGCGACCTTGCCGACTACCTGCTCAATGCCCTGGCGGCACGCTTGCAGGGTCGCGAACTCTTCCTGGTCGGCGAAAAACGCGGCGGGATCGAAGCCGCTTCCAAGCAATTGCATCCGTTCGGCAAGCCTCGCAAGCTCGACAGCGCGCGGCACTGCCAGCTCTGGCTGGTCGGTGTGGAGCAGGCTCCGCAAGCACGACCGCTGCAAAGCCTGGCACGCACTTACGAAGTGCCCCTGGCCGACGGCCCGCTGCAAGTGGTCAGCCTGCCCGGCGTGTTCAGCCATGGACGGCTTGACCGCGGCACTGCACTGCTGCTCGAAAATCTGGACGGCCTGCCCGCTGGCGCCCTGCTGGACTTCGGCTGCGGCGCGGGCGTGCTGGGAGCCGCCATCAAGCGTCGCAGCCCGCAGAGCGAGGTGGTGATGCTCGACGTCGACGCCTTCGCCACTGCCAGCAGCACGCTGACCCTCGCCGCCAACGGCTTGCAGGCCCAGGTCATCACCGGTGACGGCATCGACGCCGCCCCCGCCGGGCTGCAGGTCATCCTGAGTAACCCACCGTTCCATACCGGGGTTCACACCAACTATCAGGCATCGGAAAACCTGCTGAAAAAAGCCAGCGAACATCTGAAAAAAGGCGGCGAACTTCGCCTTGTGGCGAATAGTTTCCTGCGTTACCAGCCGCTCATCGAGGCGCATGTGGGCGCTTGCCAGACCCTGGCGGAAGGTAACGGCTTCAGGATCTACAGTGCCGTGCGCGGATGA
- a CDS encoding CPXCG motif-containing cysteine-rich protein: MQELQEYDCPYCGEPVEAVLDLSAGDQTYIEDCPVCCRPIVFDLRTDGEQWTLDVRSENE; the protein is encoded by the coding sequence ATGCAGGAACTACAGGAATACGATTGTCCCTATTGCGGCGAACCCGTCGAGGCGGTTTTGGACCTCTCCGCCGGAGATCAGACCTACATTGAAGATTGCCCGGTGTGCTGTCGGCCGATCGTTTTCGACCTGCGTACCGATGGCGAGCAATGGACGCTGGACGTACGTAGCGAGAACGAGTGA
- a CDS encoding TMEM165/GDT1 family protein — protein sequence MLESLLVPTAIVALAEIGDKTQLLALILAARFRKPWPIIAGIVAATLANHAAAGAVGAWFSQFFSDAVLHWILAASFTATALWTLVPDKMDDDEASTKRQFGPFMTTLIAFFIAEIGDKTQVATVMLAAQYSYLWLVILGTTLGMLIANVPVVLAGNFAAEKLPLTLIRRLAATAFFVMALVAVYKAMQVSGWL from the coding sequence ATGCTGGAATCCCTGCTCGTCCCTACCGCCATCGTGGCGCTCGCTGAAATCGGCGACAAAACCCAATTGCTCGCACTGATCCTGGCGGCCCGCTTCCGCAAGCCCTGGCCGATCATTGCCGGCATCGTCGCTGCGACCCTGGCCAACCACGCTGCCGCCGGCGCCGTCGGGGCCTGGTTCAGCCAGTTCTTCTCGGATGCCGTGCTGCACTGGATCCTCGCCGCCAGCTTCACCGCCACGGCGCTCTGGACCCTCGTGCCGGACAAAATGGATGACGACGAGGCCAGCACCAAGCGCCAGTTCGGCCCGTTCATGACCACCCTGATCGCCTTCTTCATCGCCGAAATCGGGGACAAGACCCAGGTCGCCACGGTGATGCTCGCCGCCCAGTACAGCTACCTGTGGCTGGTCATCCTCGGCACCACCCTCGGCATGCTGATCGCCAACGTGCCGGTGGTGCTGGCTGGCAACTTCGCTGCCGAGAAACTGCCACTGACATTGATTCGCCGCCTGGCAGCCACGGCCTTCTTCGTCATGGCCCTGGTGGCGGTGTACAAGGCCATGCAGGTCAGCGGCTGGCTGTAA
- a CDS encoding M48 family metallopeptidase: protein MRQTFAMCALGAALLLAGCQAVNTTSGDSVGVERKQYMFSMLSTDEVNKMYAQSYQETVGEASSKGVLDTTSNDAKRVHAIADRLIGQAPKLRPDSAQWQWEVNLIKSDELNANCGPGGKIIFYTGLIDTLKLTDDEIAAVMGHEIAHALREHGREAMSKAYGVAMAKQGAGALFGLGQDSLALADTVVNYSMTLPNSRSNENEADLLGLELAARAGYNPNAAITLWKKMSAQSEGSPPEFMSTHPASDSRIASLQAAIPKVMPLYEKAKKS from the coding sequence ATGCGTCAGACTTTTGCCATGTGTGCCTTGGGCGCCGCCCTGCTGCTTGCCGGTTGCCAGGCGGTGAATACCACCAGCGGCGATTCGGTCGGTGTAGAGCGCAAACAGTACATGTTCAGCATGTTGTCTACCGATGAGGTGAACAAGATGTACGCGCAGTCCTACCAGGAGACAGTGGGCGAGGCGTCGAGCAAGGGTGTGCTGGACACCACCAGCAACGATGCCAAGCGAGTGCATGCCATCGCCGACCGGCTGATCGGTCAGGCACCGAAGCTGCGCCCGGATTCGGCGCAGTGGCAGTGGGAAGTCAACCTGATCAAGAGCGACGAGCTCAACGCCAACTGCGGACCAGGCGGCAAGATCATCTTCTATACCGGGCTGATCGATACCCTGAAACTGACCGACGATGAAATCGCCGCCGTGATGGGGCATGAAATCGCCCACGCCCTGCGCGAGCACGGTCGTGAGGCGATGTCCAAGGCCTACGGCGTGGCGATGGCCAAACAGGGCGCTGGTGCGCTGTTCGGCCTGGGGCAGGACAGCCTGGCGCTGGCCGATACCGTGGTCAACTACAGCATGACCCTGCCCAACAGCCGCAGCAACGAGAACGAAGCCGACCTGCTGGGGCTGGAGCTGGCCGCGCGTGCCGGTTACAACCCCAATGCAGCGATCACGCTGTGGAAGAAGATGAGCGCGCAGAGCGAGGGTTCGCCTCCCGAGTTCATGAGCACTCACCCGGCTTCGGACAGCCGTATCGCCTCCTTGCAGGCGGCGATTCCGAAAGTCATGCCGCTGTACGAAAAAGCCAAAAAGTCCTGA
- a CDS encoding 1-acyl-sn-glycerol-3-phosphate acyltransferase produces the protein MMGEFDAIRPYDDAEVPAVLARLLSDKAFLATLTKFRFPRLARSFGWFLQPALARKLRKEFAGIDSVATLQDKIEFYVDHTIERATDGVTYAGVEQLKSGTAYLFLANHRDIVMDPAFVNYAVYHAGLPTPRIAIGDNLLQKPFVSDLMRLNKSFIVHRSISGRREKMAAYQLLSAYINHSITRDGQSIWIAQAEGRAKDGDDRTESAILKMFHMSRKDEPFGDVIRSLNLIPVSISYEYDPCDQAKARELYIRASTGGYAKTPGEDDISIALGITGYKGRVHVNFAPPVTEQFEDTKQLAAEIDRQILTGYRLFPVHYLAWAQWSEADPQLQVPQASELFGAEELEKARNEWETRLAGCPPEHRPYMIQQYATPVRNQYRLKAGLALP, from the coding sequence ATGATGGGCGAATTCGATGCCATCCGGCCTTATGACGACGCGGAAGTGCCAGCCGTTCTGGCGCGCCTGCTCAGTGACAAGGCTTTCCTCGCTACCCTGACCAAGTTCCGCTTTCCGCGCCTGGCCCGTTCGTTCGGCTGGTTCCTGCAGCCGGCGCTGGCGCGCAAGCTGCGCAAGGAGTTCGCCGGGATCGACTCGGTAGCCACCTTGCAGGACAAGATCGAGTTCTACGTCGATCACACCATCGAACGCGCCACCGATGGCGTGACCTACGCCGGTGTCGAGCAGCTCAAGTCTGGCACCGCCTACCTGTTCCTCGCCAACCACCGCGATATCGTGATGGACCCGGCGTTCGTCAACTACGCGGTGTACCACGCCGGCCTGCCCACGCCACGTATCGCGATTGGCGACAACCTGTTGCAGAAGCCTTTCGTCAGCGACCTGATGCGCCTGAACAAGAGCTTCATCGTGCACCGTTCGATCAGCGGGCGCCGCGAGAAGATGGCCGCCTACCAACTGTTGTCGGCCTACATCAACCACTCGATCACCCGCGACGGGCAGTCGATCTGGATCGCCCAGGCCGAGGGCCGGGCCAAGGATGGCGACGACCGCACCGAGTCAGCGATCCTCAAGATGTTCCACATGAGCCGCAAGGACGAGCCGTTCGGCGACGTGATCCGTTCGCTGAACCTCATTCCGGTTTCGATCAGCTACGAATACGACCCTTGTGACCAGGCCAAGGCCCGCGAGCTGTACATCCGTGCCAGCACCGGCGGCTACGCCAAAACGCCAGGCGAGGACGATATCAGCATCGCCCTGGGCATCACCGGCTACAAGGGCCGGGTGCACGTGAACTTCGCCCCGCCGGTCACCGAGCAGTTCGAAGACACCAAGCAGCTGGCTGCGGAAATCGACCGGCAGATTCTCACCGGTTATCGGTTGTTCCCGGTGCACTACCTGGCCTGGGCGCAGTGGAGCGAGGCCGACCCGCAGCTACAGGTGCCACAGGCCAGCGAACTGTTCGGCGCCGAGGAGCTGGAAAAGGCCCGGAACGAATGGGAAACCCGCCTGGCCGGCTGCCCGCCCGAGCACCGCCCCTACATGATCCAGCAGTACGCGACCCCGGTGCGCAACCAGTACCGGCTCAAGGCTGGTCTGGCACTGCCCTGA
- a CDS encoding methyl-accepting chemotaxis protein, which yields MISQVVSSVQKVSDSSEHTADIAIRTNQGVQRQLAEIDQVATAVQEMTATAQDVALNATKAAQAANNADSAASEGMGIVQNTSSAIGSLAREIGRAVEVVQNLSRDSESIDAILTTIRSIAEQTNLLALNAAIEAARAGEQGRGFAVVADEVRNLAQKTQQATQEIQTMIQQLQSGTRQVVQVMQDSQARTDESVDHAAQAAEALNSITQAVSVINEMNTQIASAAEEQSAVAEDINRNVISIGQVAGQVASGADEASQASAELTRLAEQQRRLINQFKV from the coding sequence ATGATCAGCCAGGTGGTCAGCTCGGTGCAGAAAGTCAGCGACTCCTCGGAGCACACAGCCGATATCGCCATTCGCACCAATCAGGGCGTACAGCGACAACTGGCGGAAATCGACCAGGTCGCCACCGCCGTGCAGGAAATGACCGCGACGGCCCAGGATGTCGCACTCAATGCCACCAAGGCCGCGCAAGCTGCCAACAACGCCGACAGCGCGGCCAGCGAAGGCATGGGCATCGTGCAGAACACCTCCAGCGCCATCGGCAGCCTGGCCAGGGAGATTGGCCGGGCGGTGGAGGTGGTGCAGAACCTCTCGCGCGACAGCGAGAGCATCGATGCGATCCTCACCACCATCCGCAGCATCGCCGAACAGACCAACCTGCTGGCCCTCAACGCCGCCATCGAAGCCGCACGCGCCGGCGAACAGGGCCGTGGTTTCGCGGTGGTCGCCGACGAGGTGCGCAACCTGGCGCAGAAGACCCAGCAGGCGACCCAGGAAATCCAGACCATGATCCAGCAACTGCAATCCGGCACCCGGCAGGTGGTGCAGGTCATGCAGGACAGCCAGGCACGCACCGACGAAAGCGTCGATCACGCCGCACAGGCGGCAGAAGCGCTGAACAGCATCACCCAGGCGGTATCGGTGATCAACGAAATGAACACCCAGATCGCCAGCGCTGCCGAGGAGCAGAGTGCGGTGGCCGAAGACATCAACCGCAACGTCATCAGCATTGGCCAGGTCGCCGGACAGGTGGCCAGTGGTGCCGACGAGGCCAGCCAGGCCAGCGCCGAGCTGACCCGCCTGGCCGAGCAGCAGAGGCGGTTGATCAACCAGTTCAAGGTCTAG
- a CDS encoding putative signal transducing protein, which produces MQRIYEPEHLHEGELLLGMLASEGIQAHLVGRDLLGAVGHLPVSGLLGIVVDDEQVERALALISAYNAALPVDGDEPDSIPDVLVC; this is translated from the coding sequence ATGCAACGTATCTATGAGCCTGAACACCTGCATGAAGGCGAGCTGTTGCTGGGGATGCTGGCCAGCGAAGGCATCCAGGCACACCTGGTCGGCCGCGACCTGCTGGGCGCGGTCGGTCACCTGCCAGTCAGCGGCCTGCTGGGCATCGTGGTGGATGACGAGCAGGTCGAGCGCGCGCTGGCGCTGATCAGCGCGTACAATGCCGCCTTGCCTGTGGACGGCGACGAGCCGGACAGTATTCCCGACGTGCTGGTGTGTTGA